One part of the Muntiacus reevesi chromosome 18, mMunRee1.1, whole genome shotgun sequence genome encodes these proteins:
- the FLOT2 gene encoding flotillin-2 isoform X4: MTEKELLAVACEQFLGKSVQDIKNVVLQTLEGHLRSILGTLTVEQIYQDRDQFAKLVREVAAPDVGRMGIEILSFTIKDVYDKVDYLSSLGKTQTAVVQRDADIGVAEAERDAGIREAECKKEMLDVKFMADTKIADSKRAFELQKSAFSEEVNIKTAEAQLAYELQGAREQQKIRQEEIEIEVVQRKKQIAVEAQEILRTDKELIATVRCPAEAEAHRIQQIAEGEKVKQVLLAQAEAEKIRKIGEAEAAVIEARGKAEAERMKLKAEAYQKYGDAAKMALVLDALPRIAAKIAAPLTKVDEIVVLSGDNSKVTSEVNRLLAELPASVHALTGVDLSKIPLIKKATGAQV; this comes from the exons ATGACCGAGAAGGAGCTCCTGGCCGTGGCCTGCGAGCAGTTCCTGGGCAAGAGCGTGCAAGACATCAAGAACGTCGTCCTGCAGACGCTGGAGGGACACCTGCGCTCCATCCTCG GGACCCTGACGGTGGAGCAGATTTATCAGGACCGAGACCAGTTTGCCAAGCTGGTGCGGGAGGTGGCAGCCCCTGACGTCGGCCGCATGGGCATCGAGATCCTCAGCTTCACCATCAAG gatGTGTATGACAAAGTGGACTATCTGAGCTCCCTGGGCAAGACACAGACGGCTGTGGTCCAGAGAGATGCTGACATCGGAGTAGCTGAGGCCGAGCGGGACGCAGGCATCCGG GAAGCCGAGTGCAAGAAGGAGATGCTGGATGTGAAGTTCATGGCGGACACCAAGATCGCCGACTCCAAACGAGCCTTCGAGCTGCAGAAGTCGGCCTTCAGCGAGGAGGTCAACATCAAG ACGGCTGAGGCCCAGCTGGCTTACGAGCTGCAAGGGGCGCGCGAGCAGCAGAAGATCCGGCAGGAAGAGATTGAGATCGAGGTCGTGCAGCGCAAGAAGCAGATTGCTGTGGAGGCGCAGGAGATCCTGCGCACCGACAAGGAACTCATCGCCACTGTGCGCTGCCCCGCCGAGGCCGAGGCCCACCGCATACAGCAGATCGCCGAGGGCGAGAA GGTGAAGCAGGTCCTCCTGGCTCAGGCAGAAGCAGAGAAGATCCGCAAAATCGGGGAGGCAGAGGCAGCAGTCATTGAGGCGAGGGGCAAGGCAGAGGCCGAGCGGATGAAACTTAAGGCTGAGGCCTACCAGAAATACGGAGACGCAGCTAAGATGGCCTTGGTGTTGGACGCCCTGCCCCGG ATTGCTGCCAAAATTGCCGCCCCACTGACCAAAGTCGATGAGATTGTGGTCCTCAGTGGGGACAACAGCAAGGTGACGTCAGAAGTGAACCGCCTGCTGGCCGAGCTGCCCGCCTCTGTGCACGCCCTCACGGGCGTGGACCTGTCTAAG ATACCGCTGATCAAGAAGGCCACCGGTGCACAAGTGTGA
- the FLOT2 gene encoding flotillin-2 isoform X3, with amino-acid sequence MTLQPRCEDVETAEGVALTVTGVAQVKIMTEKELLAVACEQFLGKSVQDIKNVVLQTLEGHLRSILGTLTVEQIYQDRDQFAKLVREVAAPDVGRMGIEILSFTIKDVYDKVDYLSSLGKTQTAVVQRDADIGVAEAERDAGIREAECKKEMLDVKFMADTKIADSKRAFELQKSAFSEEVNIKTAEAQLAYELQGAREQQKIRQEEIEIEVVQRKKQIAVEAQEILRTDKELIATVRCPAEAEAHRIQQIAEGEKVKQVLLAQAEAEKIRKIGEAEAAVIEARGKAEAERMKLKAEAYQKYGDAAKMALVLDALPRIAAKIAAPLTKVDEIVVLSGDNSKVTSEVNRLLAELPASVHALTGVDLSKIPLIKKATGAQV; translated from the exons ATGACGTTGCAGCCCCGCTGTGAGGACGTAGAGACGGCCGAGGGGGTAGCTTTAACTGTGACGGGTGTCGCCCAG GTGAAGATCATGACCGAGAAGGAGCTCCTGGCCGTGGCCTGCGAGCAGTTCCTGGGCAAGAGCGTGCAAGACATCAAGAACGTCGTCCTGCAGACGCTGGAGGGACACCTGCGCTCCATCCTCG GGACCCTGACGGTGGAGCAGATTTATCAGGACCGAGACCAGTTTGCCAAGCTGGTGCGGGAGGTGGCAGCCCCTGACGTCGGCCGCATGGGCATCGAGATCCTCAGCTTCACCATCAAG gatGTGTATGACAAAGTGGACTATCTGAGCTCCCTGGGCAAGACACAGACGGCTGTGGTCCAGAGAGATGCTGACATCGGAGTAGCTGAGGCCGAGCGGGACGCAGGCATCCGG GAAGCCGAGTGCAAGAAGGAGATGCTGGATGTGAAGTTCATGGCGGACACCAAGATCGCCGACTCCAAACGAGCCTTCGAGCTGCAGAAGTCGGCCTTCAGCGAGGAGGTCAACATCAAG ACGGCTGAGGCCCAGCTGGCTTACGAGCTGCAAGGGGCGCGCGAGCAGCAGAAGATCCGGCAGGAAGAGATTGAGATCGAGGTCGTGCAGCGCAAGAAGCAGATTGCTGTGGAGGCGCAGGAGATCCTGCGCACCGACAAGGAACTCATCGCCACTGTGCGCTGCCCCGCCGAGGCCGAGGCCCACCGCATACAGCAGATCGCCGAGGGCGAGAA GGTGAAGCAGGTCCTCCTGGCTCAGGCAGAAGCAGAGAAGATCCGCAAAATCGGGGAGGCAGAGGCAGCAGTCATTGAGGCGAGGGGCAAGGCAGAGGCCGAGCGGATGAAACTTAAGGCTGAGGCCTACCAGAAATACGGAGACGCAGCTAAGATGGCCTTGGTGTTGGACGCCCTGCCCCGG ATTGCTGCCAAAATTGCCGCCCCACTGACCAAAGTCGATGAGATTGTGGTCCTCAGTGGGGACAACAGCAAGGTGACGTCAGAAGTGAACCGCCTGCTGGCCGAGCTGCCCGCCTCTGTGCACGCCCTCACGGGCGTGGACCTGTCTAAG ATACCGCTGATCAAGAAGGCCACCGGTGCACAAGTGTGA
- the FLOT2 gene encoding flotillin-2 isoform X1, with product MGNCHTVGPNEALVVSGGCCGSDYKQYVFGGWAWAWWCISDTQRISLEIMTLQPRCEDVETAEGVALTVTGVAQVKIMTEKELLAVACEQFLGKSVQDIKNVVLQTLEGHLRSILGTLTVEQIYQDRDQFAKLVREVAAPDVGRMGIEILSFTIKDVYDKVDYLSSLGKTQTAVVQRDADIGVAEAERDAGIREAECKKEMLDVKFMADTKIADSKRAFELQKSAFSEEVNIKTAEAQLAYELQGAREQQKIRQEEIEIEVVQRKKQIAVEAQEILRTDKELIATVRCPAEAEAHRIQQIAEGEKVKQVLLAQAEAEKIRKIGEAEAAVIEARGKAEAERMKLKAEAYQKYGDAAKMALVLDALPRIAAKIAAPLTKVDEIVVLSGDNSKVTSEVNRLLAELPASVHALTGVDLSKIPLIKKATGAQV from the exons ATGGGCAATTGTCACACGGTGGGGCCCAACGAGGCGCTGGTGGTTTCAG GGGGCTGTTGTGGTTCCGACTATAAACAGTATGTGTTTGGCGGCTGGGCCTGGGCTTGGTGGTGTATCTCCGACACTCAGAG GATTTCCCTAGAGATTATGACGTTGCAGCCCCGCTGTGAGGACGTAGAGACGGCCGAGGGGGTAGCTTTAACTGTGACGGGTGTCGCCCAG GTGAAGATCATGACCGAGAAGGAGCTCCTGGCCGTGGCCTGCGAGCAGTTCCTGGGCAAGAGCGTGCAAGACATCAAGAACGTCGTCCTGCAGACGCTGGAGGGACACCTGCGCTCCATCCTCG GGACCCTGACGGTGGAGCAGATTTATCAGGACCGAGACCAGTTTGCCAAGCTGGTGCGGGAGGTGGCAGCCCCTGACGTCGGCCGCATGGGCATCGAGATCCTCAGCTTCACCATCAAG gatGTGTATGACAAAGTGGACTATCTGAGCTCCCTGGGCAAGACACAGACGGCTGTGGTCCAGAGAGATGCTGACATCGGAGTAGCTGAGGCCGAGCGGGACGCAGGCATCCGG GAAGCCGAGTGCAAGAAGGAGATGCTGGATGTGAAGTTCATGGCGGACACCAAGATCGCCGACTCCAAACGAGCCTTCGAGCTGCAGAAGTCGGCCTTCAGCGAGGAGGTCAACATCAAG ACGGCTGAGGCCCAGCTGGCTTACGAGCTGCAAGGGGCGCGCGAGCAGCAGAAGATCCGGCAGGAAGAGATTGAGATCGAGGTCGTGCAGCGCAAGAAGCAGATTGCTGTGGAGGCGCAGGAGATCCTGCGCACCGACAAGGAACTCATCGCCACTGTGCGCTGCCCCGCCGAGGCCGAGGCCCACCGCATACAGCAGATCGCCGAGGGCGAGAA GGTGAAGCAGGTCCTCCTGGCTCAGGCAGAAGCAGAGAAGATCCGCAAAATCGGGGAGGCAGAGGCAGCAGTCATTGAGGCGAGGGGCAAGGCAGAGGCCGAGCGGATGAAACTTAAGGCTGAGGCCTACCAGAAATACGGAGACGCAGCTAAGATGGCCTTGGTGTTGGACGCCCTGCCCCGG ATTGCTGCCAAAATTGCCGCCCCACTGACCAAAGTCGATGAGATTGTGGTCCTCAGTGGGGACAACAGCAAGGTGACGTCAGAAGTGAACCGCCTGCTGGCCGAGCTGCCCGCCTCTGTGCACGCCCTCACGGGCGTGGACCTGTCTAAG ATACCGCTGATCAAGAAGGCCACCGGTGCACAAGTGTGA
- the FLOT2 gene encoding flotillin-2 isoform X2, which produces MGNCHTVGPNEALVVSGGCCGSDYKQYVFGGWAWAWWCISDTQRLSLEVMTILCRCENIETSEGVPLFVTGVAQVKIMTEKELLAVACEQFLGKSVQDIKNVVLQTLEGHLRSILGTLTVEQIYQDRDQFAKLVREVAAPDVGRMGIEILSFTIKDVYDKVDYLSSLGKTQTAVVQRDADIGVAEAERDAGIREAECKKEMLDVKFMADTKIADSKRAFELQKSAFSEEVNIKTAEAQLAYELQGAREQQKIRQEEIEIEVVQRKKQIAVEAQEILRTDKELIATVRCPAEAEAHRIQQIAEGEKVKQVLLAQAEAEKIRKIGEAEAAVIEARGKAEAERMKLKAEAYQKYGDAAKMALVLDALPRIAAKIAAPLTKVDEIVVLSGDNSKVTSEVNRLLAELPASVHALTGVDLSKIPLIKKATGAQV; this is translated from the exons ATGGGCAATTGTCACACGGTGGGGCCCAACGAGGCGCTGGTGGTTTCAG GGGGCTGTTGTGGTTCCGACTATAAACAGTATGTGTTTGGCGGCTGGGCCTGGGCTTGGTGGTGTATCTCCGACACTCAGAG ACTGTCTCTGGAGGTTATGACCATCCTGTGTCGCTGTGAGAATATTGAGACGTCGGAGGGGGTCCCGCTATTCGTAACAGGGGTTGCACAG GTGAAGATCATGACCGAGAAGGAGCTCCTGGCCGTGGCCTGCGAGCAGTTCCTGGGCAAGAGCGTGCAAGACATCAAGAACGTCGTCCTGCAGACGCTGGAGGGACACCTGCGCTCCATCCTCG GGACCCTGACGGTGGAGCAGATTTATCAGGACCGAGACCAGTTTGCCAAGCTGGTGCGGGAGGTGGCAGCCCCTGACGTCGGCCGCATGGGCATCGAGATCCTCAGCTTCACCATCAAG gatGTGTATGACAAAGTGGACTATCTGAGCTCCCTGGGCAAGACACAGACGGCTGTGGTCCAGAGAGATGCTGACATCGGAGTAGCTGAGGCCGAGCGGGACGCAGGCATCCGG GAAGCCGAGTGCAAGAAGGAGATGCTGGATGTGAAGTTCATGGCGGACACCAAGATCGCCGACTCCAAACGAGCCTTCGAGCTGCAGAAGTCGGCCTTCAGCGAGGAGGTCAACATCAAG ACGGCTGAGGCCCAGCTGGCTTACGAGCTGCAAGGGGCGCGCGAGCAGCAGAAGATCCGGCAGGAAGAGATTGAGATCGAGGTCGTGCAGCGCAAGAAGCAGATTGCTGTGGAGGCGCAGGAGATCCTGCGCACCGACAAGGAACTCATCGCCACTGTGCGCTGCCCCGCCGAGGCCGAGGCCCACCGCATACAGCAGATCGCCGAGGGCGAGAA GGTGAAGCAGGTCCTCCTGGCTCAGGCAGAAGCAGAGAAGATCCGCAAAATCGGGGAGGCAGAGGCAGCAGTCATTGAGGCGAGGGGCAAGGCAGAGGCCGAGCGGATGAAACTTAAGGCTGAGGCCTACCAGAAATACGGAGACGCAGCTAAGATGGCCTTGGTGTTGGACGCCCTGCCCCGG ATTGCTGCCAAAATTGCCGCCCCACTGACCAAAGTCGATGAGATTGTGGTCCTCAGTGGGGACAACAGCAAGGTGACGTCAGAAGTGAACCGCCTGCTGGCCGAGCTGCCCGCCTCTGTGCACGCCCTCACGGGCGTGGACCTGTCTAAG ATACCGCTGATCAAGAAGGCCACCGGTGCACAAGTGTGA